CGAGACAGACGAAGTAGGTGCGTGATTTTCCTTCTATTTGAActtatatactttaaaaaaaatttggtgtaTGCAATTACAGTAAATGTCgtgttcaatgtaaataaaatctaGTGTAAaaacaagattagcttcggctaatggcatccatgatAGGATTGCCAAGatgtgaattacaagattagcttcaaCTAATGGCATTCGTGATAGGATTGTCGGGAAACAAATTACGAGATTAGACTTTGCAAGGTCACCCAGTGTatgcaagtaaataagattattcaactaagaatatataaatgagtgttaattgggtttaaaagatttacaagcaaaatataagttCTTTGTTAGAATTCTCATGGATTCGATAGAAAGTTAATACTCCATTCGTATTCATTACATGAGCatacatatattctttatcaacataatggtatgtttatttatgtaacaggtCCATCAAACATCCAAGaagatcattagtttaggactctactttatgaagcttatgtaaatatttaacttaaacaaaagggAATCAACGTGTTATGTAGTATacttttgtgtaaaccttgatgtatttataaaagttcagcttagcatttagtattttagttatcttgtaattaaccaTTTTGAATCTTTTAGGGACACTTATTatcttgtaaatattttctttgcatgttagtattccttttcttttaaatgttaTGATATGATGTTTGGACTATGTTCATATTGATCTTACTcgtaagatatatatattgtgtgggATTATGAGGTTTGATATAATGTCTGGAATTATAGGACCTTGTGATGGTGGGTTGATTGAGTAAACTGatagtagtcgataacttgggatgtcCTAAATGTAAACGAAACTCTGccgaatttttgaaaaaaaaaatttaccctcAAGTAAAGAGGAtatgttggaatttttttaacattgatcgAGTCGTACAGTCGGACTGTTATAATGAAACCCAATTCATAATCAATTAAacgttgaaggatgaaattgaaaaaataattttgattatacAAAAGggtttacaacaaaaaaatagaaattaaaagattgagggtcaaaattaaaatacaaataaatttgacCTTTGATTGaagagtaaaattgaaaagaaaattaatttaacaaaaatgacccaaaaaaattaaaagaatgaggatcaaaattgaaaaaagatttaaataattttatgattgaagattgaaattgaaaaaaaaatcatttcaataaaaggcctaaaaaaaaaaagaattaaataagaattaaattaaaaaaataacatatattaaattagaattgaaaaataaaattaagaaataaataaaacttctataaaaataCTCATGGATGTACCATAATGAAGGTATGAACTAGGGGGTGCAGGCTAGAATCTAGAGATATGGTCGAGGATTCCCCAAAAAGAAAAGTTCACATAAGACTTAGACACCGAGTACAACATTATTTTCGAATCATGTTTCGTATTCGAAGGCAGCAAGTGACCTTGTTGAATAGGATACAAGTTGCTCGCATTGCCGCtggttatttataaaaacacaagttgtttttaattataagataattaaaagagaaaaagtgatttttaaacaTGTAACTAAGAGCCCgtagtattaaaatatatataatttatttttcatgcaacatataaataatatgcaaaaactattttcttaaattatctAGAATTTCATATAAGAATCAAATGGTAAATTATAAAGATACATCAATCTAATATAGATATTATTTGAGTATCATTTTATTAGTAGTATgataaaccaaaaacaaatgaaagcccaatttttaagtgaaaagtgAAGTCCAACAACTATTAGCAAGTAAAGAGTAACAGATATTTGTCAACTTGTTGATATTGCAAGGACCAAAATAACTTAGTTAAGTGtctgtaaaaatattttatgtatccATCTATGTGTCTGGACCTAGTATATAAAATGAGTATTGTACATACCTGACACACTCGttttagaatataaattttTCTTCTAAGAGAAAGCAACCTAAGAGCACTTAAAACTTTTAAGCTTTTTTAGGCAAGCATTGACCAAATAGTTTCCTCCACCAGATTCTGCACTCGTCTTAGAAGGTAAATTTCTCTTCTAAGAAAAAGCAATCTAAGAGCACTTAAAGCCTTTAAACTTTATTAGGCAAGCATTGAACAAATAGTTTTCTCCGCCAAATTTTGTGTGTgcacgcacacacacacatatataacaaaaaaactccTAGATGTAAATTGAAAACCTTATGCACACATCTAATTAAACAACCCAATAATCATTATGTAAAgtagtgaaaaaaaattcatcaacaaaaaaccaagcaaaaaaatgaagatcaagATATCTCATATCACAATACGAGTAATTTACATTGTcatgtttaataaatttctctattaaaataaatttataatataaaaacacataaaatttataactaaaaaccgacacacacataaaatttattgaacttatatatatatatatatatatatatatatatatatataaaagcaatgCAAGGGTGCAAATAACACaaaatttattgaacaataattaaaaaaaaaaaatcaagattgcacatataaaaaatcttataaaaaaattaatctatataaaattaagaaaaaaccacAAATGAATCATACTTACCTCTCTAAAAACTAAACACActcaatatcatttaaaaataatcacaatctaaataaaaaaatattatttggaaaaaatatataaaaataatgcattattttttaaaaaaataaaaaaatatatatatataaagaaccaGGTCAGGCACATGTGGACCTGATAAACCTGGCCCAGCACTTGACCAAATGAAGCAACGGCTCGTGCTCGGGTCTGCAACGCTAGGCCCAACTGTAAGCCTTTTTTTAAGAGTTGTAGTCCACCctaaatacttcaaaaaaaaatgacgcATCGTCTACTTCAACCCAGAATCCGGTTATTATGATGGCCAAAAAAACATGGTCAATTGTTTTTTGACTCAAAAATCctatttcaatctatttttgaccaaaaacacctagaaaatgCTCTAAAGACCTTGTTAAACCAATCCATAGCCaccaaaaagccaaaaaaaacacttaaaaacctGAAATACACCCGAAACAAAATTCTTTCCGAGTttagatatgttattttaagtgttttcaaagtaaaaaaaaaaaaatctaaatgtaaCCCTCATCGTCACATGGAaccttttgacacaaaaatcatCCATTTTGATGGATGGAATCTGGcgactccctctctctcctcccaaTAGAAAAGGactgaaaacaagaaaaagaaaaatgaagttagGTATCAAAATCTATTATCTTGAAATTCAAGGGACTGGTTGTCTTATACCTAAAAAATATGGGGAATTAAAATGAATGtttcaacaaaatttttaacCCATCCTCTATTTTACCAGAGATTTTCACTGTAGTTCCTTAactttcaattcaatcattctcccttgaaaaatatgtaattgAGGCTAATTTGAGCTCCAAAATACCaaatcacacaaaataaaagttcaaggacaaagtaaaaaatttcaaaaaaatacaaggctCAGAAAAAGAGAGTACAACATAATCTTAGAGGCTGTAGCCTTCTAGCTTCATATATGATGGACCACATCTCATCATTTTCTGCAGACTTCGATTTTTCAGTAGACTTATTAAATGCTTTCTACATTCATGGGATTCCAAAAACTAGAGAGTACTCTTCGTCAATGAATCGCACAGAGCATTATTGGACCCCATGAATTAGCATCACACGATAAAACAGAGAAAAATTTTACTGGACCGCTTGAATCAGCCTCACAGTATTTATTGGTGGTAGAGGATTTTAATCCTATTAGTTCAGCAACATGAAAGGTTTGAGTCTTAATTACTAGCTGATCACATCGTCACAGGATCAATGAGTAGAGCAGAAACAAGATCTTTGAGCGCAGTTCCAGCATTTGTATAGCCATCTTCATCTTTGTACACAACATCAATCACCCGAGCAAGGTTGAGCATCCTTGTCAGAAGAGGCATGGGGACTGCGGTTGGGTGGAGAAACTCTTCATTGACATCCTTCCAAGCATCTGTAACTTGTTTTCGAAATTCATGGACAGTTTCTTGTTCTGTGGTGCCATGCTGTTTCATGTAACATTCAATGCTCGAGGCAACATGCCCTCTCTTTTGTTCGAACTACAGAGGTACGCACGGAGAAAAATTAGCAATAAAATGACAGAAAATGTGTTGAAATTAATTACTCTAGGAGTATAGATACAATCACTACCTTGTGGGACACGATGTCATCCATGAGTCTGCAAATTGTTTCTGAGGCTTTAAGAATCTTAGGTCCCCTAAATAACCAATCGAAGGAGTCCTTGGTTACAACATGTCCCATTCCAACAAAGGATGTAGCTGCTAGCATTGCATAGGCCGAAGTGACCAGTGCAACAGCCATGTATTCCTCCATTGTTGGTGTGTGTTTTTGGTGGAACCATTTAGATTCAAGGTAGTATGCTCGAACTTGATTCTTCATCTGAAAAATCATCAAACGTGTCAACCACTATATTTTAGCTGCATATCCTCAAGAGAACcgatcttttattttcaatcagcCTGTGACACTTACTGCTTCTTTTGCATAGTAGACACGGTATGATCTTTCTTCACTGACCATATTTTCCTCAATTTCTGTGTAGACATCTAGAAGTGCCTTGTAGGTCACTTTCATGTACTCTGGCAGCTGATCTACGGCAGTAATTTCCCACCTGTAAATAATTAAGATTGAAAGAttggataaagaaaaaaaaaattacggaCGGAAAGATAGTTTTAGAAATTTGATACATAATGATGGTAATATTTTAGAATGTGAAGGGACCCGACCTCTCAATTGCATCAGTAAAGAGCTCGAGTTCTTCCGGTGTACCATAGACATCGTAGATGTCATCGATGACGGAAGTCATGGCAATAACTTTGGTCAGCATCCTTCGAGCCAACAAATACTCTGGCTCAAAGTACACTCCTAATATCCAAAAGTAGCACTCTATAACCCTGTCTCTTGCAAACGGCAGCTTCTTAGCAAAATCTAACTCTTTCCACCACCTAATTAATCagcattaataaaagaaaactctCAGTTGAATTTCAatataacaaaagctaaaacacAGTGTTGTATCTTGGAATAATCTTAATTGCTTCAGCTTACTTTGCAATTTCACTTAGTTCCTTCTGGTGTTGCTTTTGCAAAATGTTGAAGTCTAATTTAGCGAAGTTCAGTAAAACTTCACTACATGAAGGATCTTCTTGGTAGATAGAGAAATAATGCCTTGCCTCTAGCCTTGGTATGCCCTTGCGAATAGGCTGCTTTAAagcatgatttatttttgctcTCAGCGGAGAGCTTGAATGGGTGGCCAAGAACTCTAGGTGGGAAGTAGTGAACGCAAGTGCTTCTTCCAACATCTCATCTCCATGCACCCGGAGATGTGTAGCTTCATAGAAGCTTAAAATTCCTCGAGTGTCATTGGCAAGGGAATCATTGAAGGTCCCTTGGCTGTTCTTGAACTTGCCGAACACATCTGCATTGGGACAGAAAACATTACTTGAATGTAGAGACTAATTTTGTGAAGATCATATGAGAAACAAGCAAGAGAAGAAAAGTCCATACCACATGAGATTTTATAGCCTTGTTGTCTAAGCAGTCGAAATTTGAGAGAAATGGCGTATAGGTCATTATGATgatgatcatcatcatctccATTATCGAAGTCGCAATGGGACCTGTACATTTCTCTTAGTATTTCATCAATCTCAATCTCAAAATGGTAAGAGATGCCTAAGCGTTGGATCGCATCAATGAAGTCCAGTGTTTGTGAAGGCCTATTGATATTGGCCATCAGCTCCCTTTTCACTTCTTCCTTCAGTTTTTTATGCTCGGCTTTGTCACTCGTTTCCTAATATCAGCAAAAGGAATAACTTTTCTTGAAggatttttatgtaaaaaacttAAGCTACAAAACAGAAATTCGTGTTTGATTAGATGGGACGGTGATTTCAGTTGTCACAATCAGTTAGTGCAATGGCCATGAATGACGACCACATGGGAAAAATAATTGAGGCCTTCTCACTTAAAAATGTTAGAAAGGACAATATCCGCACGCAATCAAGCACACGAGTAAGATAATTATTCTTACCATGGAATCGGTTGCGTACGAGAGAAAATGGTCACCCCAAATGCTAGGAGAAAAACTTGCAGAACGGCGACTAGCATTGGGCTCTGCAGTGGCAGTAGAGAAAATTGCAGAACCTTCAACAGACATTTTCCTAGTATGGTTTGGGAATTAGTGGGTTTATGAGGTTCGATCGTTTGTGTTTTGAAGGGTATACTGTGATTCGAGAGCTCTTCTGCTCGACTATTTATAGGATAAGGCACCTTATAAGCTTTACACAGTGCAATTATTCAAAAGGGACGAGACACATACTGAAACACACATGTTGAATTGAAATAAACTCGTGTAACAAGTGTTGGATTGGGGAATTGAGTCAATTTTCCTCATAAACtacattttttcttgttaaatagCCCAATATATTTGACTTATCATTATGCAAACAGAGATAGAGATAACACACTTAtttgtgaaaaaacaaaaaaaacgaaagaaacTCTATAAACATGTTCTTTTAAGGAAGAATTGACAAGAATAAATCATGTGACATGAGAAAAACATTATTGCAAGAAAGcaaatcatgaataaaatataaaaagagatcgCAGCTCGCATAAGACTGCATTTTTGTCACTAAGCTACAGTGGAATAGTCATAACAAAAAGACGACATCTTAAGCAATTGCTCATTCAAGTATTCATTTTGTGGTAAAGGATTTCAATCCTCCTAGTTCAGCAACATATGGAAGATTTAAGTCTTAATTATTTTAGGTTTAATATTCCTAGTTTTAAGTTGGGTAGTGAGACTATTCATTGTCACTATTTTGGGTTTAATATTCCTtttaactataaatttaaacataCCGGTTCAGATAAAGATTTAATATGTAGGCATTATaggtatattttatttgtaaaatacaaACATTTGAGTTTCCTAGCTATCATAAACCTAAGTGGTGgctctatttttatctttacttttAATCCACCAAAATATCCCCTACGAAACGTATTCGCAACACGTTCCATATCAATATCCTTTACTTGTGAAAGACTCAATCTCTAGTCAACACCAAATTCTAGATATGGTGGCTCATCATAataatcaagatatatatatatatatatataaaaggtctTGTAAATACCCATATTACCtagaaaaatgataatataagtattgttattcattttatttactaTGGTGTAAGGACAATATTTCTTATGGTATAGTTTAATGGACAACCCTATTAGAACTCTCTTTTTGCATAGAAACACATCACCCTATCTCCTTCCTTGAATACTTTAGAAAGGTGGTGTCTATTTGTAACCTCTTAATATTAGGTGTTAGTTTTTAGCAACTTCTATCTAACATCTTCTAGTGTATACGTAAATTCTACTTGTGCATGTGCAGAATCCCACTACTTTGGCTTGTCATTGTATATGCTTTGAATCAAGTTGCCTAATATAGAATTCAATgactttgttttctatttatgtATAGATGTGTTATGCTATTGAATTGTAAAGATGAATAACAGATCCTCCATAATGTTTGCAAGAAATTGCTAAGAAACTTGTTGTCCTGATTAAAAGTGATATATAGTCCATTCAAATGAACCACTTCTTAAAAGAAAGTTTGAGCAATTATAAAAGTATCATTAATCTTAATCTTCTTGCAAGAGATAAAATGTGCCATCTTTGAAAACTTgtcaattacaataaatatagaATCCATGATGAGGAGTGGAGGCCATCTAGGGTACTATTAGGGCTTAAAAGGCAGCACAAGAAACCCAATCACATAAGCTAGATTGTTTGAAGCAAACAAtggtaaaaatatcaaatagcCTGGAACATTTAGTTCACGTAATGGGAGACTCAAATAGGAATCATAATAAGGAGAGGGGTGTGCTTAAAAGACTTACCTCGAGATGAACTAACCATAAATCCATTCCTGCAAACAAATATAGGCATCATGTTTATATAGACAATGGTGTTTATGATAAGCAAAGCACTAAAGACTTAACTTTCTgacaacaattttttatatgtattccTGAATTAAGTTAGATTCCTTTAtttgattagatttttttaaagaaaagatttATTAACTGATTGTAGAATTGGaagcttatttttatttgaatatggttccttttataaaaaaaaaaaatcttatatacgaaccttttttatgatgatataaGCATCTCTAAATGCAAAAGCCATTTAGAAGAATTAAATTGTTGATATGGCTTTTTGAATAGTGTaaatatgacttttttttcttatatgtactttaatgaatatttgaaaaaaagatgagCAATTACAAAAGCAATTCATCTTCTTGTAAGGAATAAAATGTATCATCTTAGAGAACCTATCAACTATAATAAATATAGAGTCCACTCTCATTTATGCATGAGataaatcaaagataaaattcataaacaagTCCTTCCATATATTTTCATGAATAGACAGAGGCATATATAAACTTGTATATTTTGCTCCAATTTTATCTTGGATTGTTGGCTTAAGACCCCCTCAAAAATCTTGCCACTTGTTAGTTTTTCATTTCCTGAAGTTGGTTACTTTCTGCAAGCCTTTGAAACTTAATGTACTTGTTGATGGATTTATTTCCTTATGAATAGTCTTGATACTCTTTAAACAAGTATTGCTTATAATTAGGAGGAAGGAACCTTTCATGCATCATCTTCATCTATTTATGTATGTCTATGATGTAATATGTTATctcttattttttgaattgtgttTCTATTTAACTCTTCCATCAAGATGAAGCTCTATACATGTCTATGTCTAGtttcattatcttttattttgtgatACCTAAATGTTCCTTAACTCTTTCACATTTAAAGTCattctacttttaattttatttctcctTAACAAAATGAGAAGCAATTAGCCACCATTTTAGTCATAAAAGAATCAATTCGAAGagaaaagaagtttattgatcaaaagttttaaaaaacaaatactactTCAATCCATAATGAATTGTAttgtaatagaaaaaatattaaattggctACAATGATTATCTCatgccttttaatttctttcaataggggaagaaaaaaacaatccaaacatCAGTCTAATCCTTGAAAAAACAGGGGAGGGTAGTAGCACCTTTAGGTTTTGAATAACATTACATTTTAGTCCatacacttttaaaatgtatgattttatttttaatgtaaaacaaatttaattaattaagtgacttcttataaaagaaaaattaattaattaagtgatttcttataaaagaaaaattatttattggtccttggtttttaaGAATGAAATTTATGTGTGTTTATAAggtaaaatcatttaaattattggaCAAatcaatatatgtttttatatgattaagCACTTATAGTAATAGAAAAATCAATGGGAtcgtaaaaaataagtttttttaaataaaataattttttattaaaatatttaacgcatatgaaaaatatttattgtaactgaaaaaaaccatttcttttgttaaaattatatgcGCATGTggtttaattacaataaaattgatCAACATGTAGATAAATTGTAGCTATATATGagccatatataaaaaatatcatattattaaccTTACCTTCCCAAAGATTTTGATTAGTGTCACGGGGGTGCGAGCCGACGCGACGTCTTCTAGCGATGGCGGAGGCTCCTATCGTGCCTCCTATGTGAGGTGTTGTGTGTTATGAAGgggttttggatttaatcataaaattatgattaatgtttaggagttgccacctagtattatgatcactaggaacctatggtatgcgaaagtctgagtaagggactagttgtgcaaggggaagacgcatcacccccagtgcaccatacctaaggtaagttgcattgttgtttgattgtttttttctaagtcaggtttctattcattggtcttttctaaggttcaaggcaaatttctcttcatgagagagttTTTACCTTATCAGGTTAAATCATAACCGTTCTAAAGTCTAAATTTTAGCACCATAtttttacaccttgtatctttaatacctgagaGTGTACTTTATAGTATAATTTTACATCCTACAAacattaaagtctacatctagatcctaaaaaaaaagattggaaaaagatttttgacaaGTTGGCCAAACCCTGATGGATGATCATAAACTGATTATGATATCCatctttggattttttaaaacatgaaaaaaaatgtaatttttgtttttttatgaaaaatatgctcggaaatattttaggatttgaccgtatacatgaaaataattttttttaagggaaaattaatttaaacgtGTTTGAtatctttttgaaaatgttttgaatttttttttgatatatttcggagaaaaccgagtattttaatatcggatttgtattttatagtgtaaatatacaactcgatattaagcaaaatagatagaaaaatacttgagaaaaccataatttttttaaaatgatttttgaaattgtttggattttttttgtttttttttttcaaaaaacaaaatggggGTCGGGCCGGGCCAGACCCAGCCACTTGGGCTGGGC
This genomic interval from Populus alba chromosome 1, ASM523922v2, whole genome shotgun sequence contains the following:
- the LOC118063018 gene encoding (-)-germacrene D synthase-like; amino-acid sequence: MSVEGSAIFSTATAEPNASRRSASFSPSIWGDHFLSYATDSMETSDKAEHKKLKEEVKRELMANINRPSQTLDFIDAIQRLGISYHFEIEIDEILREMYRSHCDFDNGDDDDHHHNDLYAISLKFRLLRQQGYKISCDVFGKFKNSQGTFNDSLANDTRGILSFYEATHLRVHGDEMLEEALAFTTSHLEFLATHSSSPLRAKINHALKQPIRKGIPRLEARHYFSIYQEDPSCSEVLLNFAKLDFNILQKQHQKELSEIAKWWKELDFAKKLPFARDRVIECYFWILGVYFEPEYLLARRMLTKVIAMTSVIDDIYDVYGTPEELELFTDAIERWEITAVDQLPEYMKVTYKALLDVYTEIEENMVSEERSYRVYYAKEAMKNQVRAYYLESKWFHQKHTPTMEEYMAVALVTSAYAMLAATSFVGMGHVVTKDSFDWLFRGPKILKASETICRLMDDIVSHKFEQKRGHVASSIECYMKQHGTTEQETVHEFRKQVTDAWKDVNEEFLHPTAVPMPLLTRMLNLARVIDVVYKDEDGYTNAGTALKDLVSALLIDPVTM